A window of Terriglobia bacterium genomic DNA:
ATTTATCCGTACGTTCACCTATAATCGTGAAAGGAACGGTGAGACGCTGCGGAGTTTTCGTGTCACGCTCAGGCATGCAACATCTCATTGCCTCGAGGCGGCTTTCGTAGCAGCAGCTATCCTGGAACAGCACGGCTATCCGCCGCTGCTCCTGGACCTGGAATCCAAAGACAAGCTGGACCATGTGGTATTTGCTTTCCGCCATCGCGGCAGATGGGGATCTGTCGGACAGTCCCGCGACTACAGCCTTCAGGGGCGCAAACCTCTCTACCGCACCCTCCGCCACCTGGTGATGAGTTATGTTGACCCCTTTGTCACCGAACAGGCAAGAATCATCGGTTATGCCCTCGCTGATCTCCGAGAGCTGGTCGCCACGGACTGGCGATTTTCCCTGAAAAATGTGTGGAGCGTCGAAGAGGCGTTAATTGCCCTTCCTCACACCAGGCTGAAAACCTCCAATCGTCGGTACGTGAAAGTCCTGCGGCGTTATCGAGCTTTCAAGGAAAGATTTCCCCAACGCCAGATTACGTTCTATTCAGACCGCCATAAGTGGATGTAACGGCACAATTCAATATTGACGAAGCCTTGCTGCCGGGCATGGTGGTCACTCCACAAAACGTCATGCGTCGTTGACGGAGTACATTTACAAGAGGTAATCGAGGGTCGGAGGGCCGGACCTGCTCACCAGGTTCAATCCGGCGGGTTAATATTGCTTCCTACGGTTATCGGGGGCGCTCAAGCGAGGTCACTATAAGATCAGCCTTGTTAGCCTGAATGGATGCCCGCTGCAGGTCTGTCTCCTGAAGCGCCTTCTGGGAATTCTGGAGGAACCCGCGCGCATCGTCGAGCATTTTCCGCTGGGACGGTGACAACGATTCGCGGCTGAGAGCAGCGATCCTCTTCTCAATTCCCTGCTGCGACTGGACTATCTGATTCTGCAAAGCTATCGCCTGGCCAGAATTGACGGCAGAGTGCAGCGCGGGAATCTCGACACCCGGGGGCTCTTCCGGTGGCGATTTCGTCTCAGCACGTCTGGGAGGTGAAGGCTTGCTGGGTGCAGTTTCTGGAGGAGGCTGCAGAGGGGCCGGCTGCTTGGCTTCAAGAGGCGCCGGCGGGGCGGGAGCCTGCACAATAATGCTCTGGTCTGACTGCGAGGGCGTCGCCGCCGGCGGAGGCGAGGGGACGTAGACAACCTGAGGCCCCGTCTGCCTCTTGAGGCAGCCGCCAAAAATCAAGGCTATACCGACTACTGCAACTTTCCAGCTCAAGGTACCCTAATTCTATCACTTCAGCAGGACCGTGGGCTCTTCTGCCTGCCTCAATCCGCGCTGAACTGCGCAAGCACCAGGGACACAATGGATACACTTCTCTACGTGAGTTAATAGCTCCCTATAGCTCGTGCCGTAAGTTGATCAGACGCAGACGTCCTTATTTTCAGGCAGTGATGTGGCTCGCAATGCTTTTCTCGGTCGTCTTGGCCTGCTGCGCGTAAAGATGCTCCCACTCCTTTCGCATCTTCAGCACAAAGGTTTTAGCATCCTCGAACGATTTGAAAAGGCGTTTCCCCTTGATCACATTGCAGGGCTGGCAGCACGTCACGAGGTTCTCCATTTTTCGTGCCCCGCCATGGGAGTGCGGGTGAACGTGATCAACGGTGAGGACCATCCAGTTCGTGAACTGGTGCAAGCCGTCCAGTCCGCAATACTGGCACTGAAATTGATCGCGAGTAAACACCTTCATGGCGTCTTCTCGCGACAGGTGTGGCACGGGGCCGGCAAAAAACTTCTGGAGCTTC
This region includes:
- a CDS encoding HNH endonuclease: MALKKLQKFFAGPVPHLSREDAMKVFTRDQFQCQYCGLDGLHQFTNWMVLTVDHVHPHSHGGARKMENLVTCCQPCNVIKGKRLFKSFEDAKTFVLKMRKEWEHLYAQQAKTTEKSIASHITA